The following coding sequences lie in one Flavobacterium sediminis genomic window:
- a CDS encoding ABC transporter permease: MKKLFLIIKREFVAKVRNKSFIVMTFLSPLLFVGMGVLIGVLASMNKDSVTKIAIHDEAGYLKGDFKSDKFTAYTDLSAMPFETAKDTASKSYEGLLYIPKVDSIQQLKDKVEYISEDSPSIEFISNVETVVDSALTSDKLKKLGFDADKIEEAKANSTLKLSKFSGEESLKGLNEIKIAIGGVMGYLIMMFIIIYGNFVMRSVIEEKTNRIIEIIISSVKPFQLMMGKIIGNSLAGILQFLIWVVVGLILAFVAKNFLGLELGSGSVDPAAVEMAKQSADLSKMQLYFNEIMNLPLGLMIVSFIIYFIGGYFLYSSLYAAIGAAVDSETDSQQFLLPIVMPLMLGVYIGFFTVINDPHGTVATVFSLIPFTSPIVMLMRIPFGVPPWQIILSMVLLFATFTLVVWFASKIYRVGILMYGKRPTWKELYKWLKY, encoded by the coding sequence ATGAAAAAATTATTCCTTATTATAAAAAGAGAATTTGTCGCAAAAGTGCGCAATAAATCATTTATTGTAATGACTTTTTTAAGTCCGCTTTTATTTGTTGGAATGGGAGTCTTAATAGGCGTTTTGGCTTCAATGAATAAAGATTCGGTGACAAAAATTGCGATTCATGACGAAGCCGGTTACCTAAAAGGGGATTTTAAAAGTGATAAATTTACTGCCTATACTGATTTGTCGGCGATGCCATTTGAAACAGCTAAAGATACAGCAAGTAAAAGCTATGAAGGACTATTGTATATTCCTAAGGTGGATTCTATTCAGCAATTAAAAGACAAAGTAGAATACATATCAGAAGATAGCCCGAGTATTGAATTTATATCAAATGTGGAAACTGTTGTAGATTCAGCATTAACATCAGATAAATTAAAGAAGTTGGGATTTGATGCCGATAAAATTGAAGAAGCAAAAGCAAATTCAACTTTGAAATTATCAAAATTCTCCGGAGAAGAAAGTTTAAAAGGATTGAATGAGATCAAGATAGCTATCGGAGGTGTGATGGGATATCTGATTATGATGTTTATTATCATTTACGGAAATTTTGTTATGCGAAGTGTTATTGAAGAAAAGACCAATCGTATTATTGAGATTATCATTTCTTCTGTAAAACCATTCCAATTGATGATGGGTAAGATCATCGGGAATTCCTTAGCCGGAATCTTGCAATTTTTAATATGGGTGGTAGTCGGACTTATTTTGGCTTTTGTGGCTAAAAACTTTTTAGGCTTGGAATTAGGATCAGGTTCTGTTGACCCGGCGGCAGTAGAAATGGCTAAACAATCAGCAGATTTGTCTAAAATGCAATTGTATTTTAACGAAATCATGAATTTGCCTTTAGGGTTAATGATCGTTTCGTTTATAATTTATTTCATAGGCGGTTATTTCTTATACAGCTCCTTGTACGCTGCTATCGGAGCGGCTGTAGATTCTGAGACCGATTCGCAACAATTTTTATTACCTATCGTCATGCCGTTAATGTTAGGGGTTTATATTGGTTTCTTTACAGTTATTAATGATCCTCATGGTACAGTTGCAACGGTATTCTCCTTGATTCCGTTTACTTCGCCTATCGTAATGCTGATGCGTATTCCGTTTGGAGTACCGCCTTGGCAAATTATTTTGTCAATGGTATTATTATTTGCTACCTTTACTTTAGTAGTGTGGTTTGCGTCTAAGATTTACAGAGTAGGAATATTGATGTACGGCAAACGTCCGACCTGGAAAGAATTGTATAAATGGCTGAAATATTAA
- a CDS encoding mechanosensitive ion channel family protein, translating into MFLTASAAVFVGIGFALQTFFQDIISGILMILDQSLHVGDIIEVDGKVGQVTEIKLRSTRMKTRNDRIMIIPNNKFMTDPLFNWTQNSKINREQVSVGVAYGSDVNLVKKILEQCVEGVNGVVTTKSILVLFEDFGDSSLNFSVYFYVQNGMESPIIQSEIRFKIDEAFRRNKIEIPFPQRDIHIIN; encoded by the coding sequence GTGTTTTTAACAGCTTCAGCTGCCGTTTTTGTTGGGATAGGTTTTGCGTTGCAAACTTTTTTTCAGGATATTATTTCCGGAATTTTAATGATTTTAGACCAATCGTTACACGTAGGAGATATTATTGAAGTTGATGGTAAAGTAGGTCAGGTTACCGAAATTAAATTACGAAGTACCCGTATGAAGACCCGTAACGATCGCATCATGATCATTCCTAACAATAAGTTTATGACTGATCCGTTGTTCAATTGGACACAAAATTCTAAGATCAATCGCGAGCAGGTTTCTGTAGGTGTGGCTTACGGGAGTGATGTCAATTTGGTTAAAAAAATATTGGAGCAATGTGTAGAAGGAGTAAACGGAGTGGTGACAACTAAATCTATTTTAGTGCTTTTTGAAGACTTTGGCGATTCATCACTTAACTTTTCAGTGTATTTTTACGTACAAAATGGTATGGAAAGCCCTATCATTCAAAGTGAAATTCGTTTTAAGATCGACGAAGCGTTCCGAAGAAATAAAATTGAAATACCTTTCCCGCAACGAGATATTCATATCATTAATTAA
- a CDS encoding sigma-54-dependent transcriptional regulator: MPKILVIEDEAAIRRVLSKILSEESDTYEVEEAEDGLQGVEKIKNEDYDLVLCDIKMPKMDGVEVLEAVKKIKPETPMVMISGHGDLETAVNTMRLGAFDYISKPPDLNRLLNTVRNALDKKQLVVENKILKKKVSKNYEMIGDSDAINQIKEMIDKVAPTDARVLITGPNGTGKELVAHQLHEKSNRSAKPIVEVNCAAIPSELIESELFGHIKGAFTSAVKDRAGKFEAANGGTIFLDEIGDMSLPAQAKVLRALQENLIQRVGADKDIKVDVRVIAATNKDLKKEIEEGRFREDLYHRLAVILIKVPALNDRREDIPKLLEHFAEKIAGEQGTLVKSFSDKAIQLLQEYDWTGNIRELRNVVERLIILGGNEISEQDVKLFASK, from the coding sequence ATGCCTAAAATATTAGTAATAGAAGACGAAGCCGCAATTCGTCGTGTGTTAAGTAAGATTCTTTCTGAAGAAAGTGATACTTATGAAGTGGAAGAAGCAGAAGATGGCTTACAAGGTGTCGAAAAGATCAAAAACGAAGATTACGATTTAGTGCTTTGTGATATAAAAATGCCGAAGATGGATGGGGTTGAAGTACTGGAAGCTGTAAAAAAAATAAAACCCGAAACTCCTATGGTCATGATTTCCGGGCATGGAGATCTGGAAACAGCAGTGAACACTATGCGTTTAGGAGCATTTGATTATATTTCAAAACCACCGGATCTGAACCGTTTACTCAATACCGTACGCAACGCATTAGATAAGAAACAACTGGTAGTTGAAAATAAAATTCTAAAGAAGAAAGTTTCCAAGAATTATGAAATGATAGGGGATAGCGATGCTATCAATCAAATTAAAGAAATGATTGATAAAGTTGCTCCGACAGATGCCCGGGTTTTGATTACGGGACCTAACGGAACCGGAAAAGAATTAGTGGCACATCAGTTGCATGAAAAAAGTAACCGTTCGGCAAAGCCGATAGTTGAGGTAAATTGTGCTGCCATTCCGTCTGAGTTGATTGAAAGTGAATTGTTCGGGCACATAAAAGGAGCTTTTACATCTGCGGTAAAGGATCGGGCCGGAAAATTTGAAGCGGCTAACGGAGGTACTATCTTCTTGGATGAAATAGGAGATATGAGCTTGCCGGCACAGGCCAAAGTATTAAGAGCCCTACAGGAAAATCTGATCCAGAGAGTAGGGGCTGACAAAGATATTAAAGTTGATGTACGGGTAATTGCAGCAACGAATAAAGATCTGAAAAAAGAGATTGAGGAAGGACGTTTTCGGGAAGACTTATACCATCGTTTAGCTGTTATTTTAATTAAAGTTCCGGCACTGAATGATAGAAGGGAAGATATTCCGAAGCTTTTGGAACATTTTGCAGAGAAAATAGCAGGTGAACAAGGAACATTGGTTAAGTCTTTTTCAGATAAAGCGATTCAATTGCTACAGGAGTATGACTGGACAGGTAATATACGTGAATTACGAAACGTGGTGGAGCGATTGATTATTTTGGGAGGAAATGAAATTTCTGAACAAGATGTAAAATTATTCGCTTCCAAGTAA
- a CDS encoding DEAD/DEAH box helicase: MQKALVENGFTEANELQQETFSPIKSGTDLVIQSLKGTGKTTTLVLNIIQKLKEPAEESPRALIMVEDKQKVLEIGELFEKLNKYNKLRIFSTHDKTDIDEDKNEISAGIDVLIGTPNRLNQMFSGAGYNVNKLQIIAFDDLDSMLKSRYDSIILRLLSSMEKGQRLFFCSQITERVETVALNDEEREPLFYEME, from the coding sequence TTGCAAAAAGCTTTAGTAGAAAACGGTTTTACGGAAGCCAATGAATTGCAACAGGAAACTTTTTCACCGATAAAGAGCGGAACAGATTTAGTTATTCAAAGTCTGAAAGGAACGGGAAAGACAACAACATTAGTACTGAATATCATTCAAAAACTGAAAGAACCGGCAGAAGAATCGCCCCGTGCTTTGATCATGGTAGAGGATAAGCAGAAAGTACTGGAAATAGGTGAACTGTTTGAGAAGTTAAATAAGTACAATAAACTTCGTATTTTTAGTACCCATGATAAAACGGATATTGACGAAGATAAAAATGAGATTTCTGCCGGAATAGATGTTTTAATAGGTACACCTAACCGTTTGAACCAAATGTTTTCCGGAGCCGGATATAATGTCAATAAACTACAAATTATAGCATTTGACGATCTGGACAGTATGCTTAAAAGCCGATACGATTCAATTATATTAAGGTTGTTGTCAAGTATGGAAAAAGGGCAGCGATTGTTCTTTTGTTCACAGATCACAGAAAGAGTAGAAACAGTAGCTTTAAACGACGAAGAAAGAGAACCTCTATTTTATGAAATGGAATAA
- a CDS encoding putative signal transducing protein, which translates to MEEIKIFSGSEIEALAVKQQLEERGIEPIVKNGYESARLAGFGNTDAAVELYVTEEEYEKIKDILDKL; encoded by the coding sequence ATGGAAGAAATTAAAATATTTTCAGGAAGCGAGATTGAAGCTTTAGCCGTAAAGCAACAATTAGAAGAAAGAGGAATAGAACCTATTGTGAAAAATGGGTATGAATCTGCCAGACTGGCCGGCTTCGGGAATACAGATGCAGCAGTTGAATTGTATGTTACAGAAGAAGAATATGAAAAAATAAAAGATATTCTTGACAAACTTTAA
- a CDS encoding MFS transporter yields MPLFNYRFIELIASKTKFKKRFKNLGLSAQHRILLATALFFFGMGFCFASWASRIPDIKTFLNLSEADLGSLLFAIPVGQILAMPFSGKVVTRYGSNKIAIFGLLLYAFFLIIAGFSDTVYSLALSLFFFGFFGNFCNIAVNTQGVVTQQLLNKPIMGSFHGSWSLAGFSGALFGLFMISLHLRPFVHFILVFLIIVLIVLFNGSWLVKSKKVKKEDQTDSASKNSSSFFKISDSNLIWFGIICFCGMASEGIMFDWSGVYFKEIIKAPENLVILGYTSFMITMASGRFLSDYLVVKFGSKKVLIYSGIAISTGLYIAVLLPHLISCTLAFMLVGFGVANVVPIMFNAAGRSEKVAPGIALTIVSSISFLGFLIGPPVIGFIAEATSLKYSFALIGIFGFLIALIVSRLKISF; encoded by the coding sequence ATGCCTTTATTCAATTATCGCTTTATAGAATTGATCGCTTCCAAAACCAAGTTTAAGAAAAGGTTCAAAAATCTTGGTTTATCGGCACAGCACAGAATACTATTAGCTACAGCTCTTTTCTTTTTCGGAATGGGTTTTTGCTTTGCCAGTTGGGCTAGCAGGATTCCTGACATCAAAACTTTTTTAAATTTATCCGAAGCAGATCTTGGATCACTCCTTTTTGCAATTCCTGTGGGACAAATTCTGGCAATGCCCTTTTCCGGCAAGGTGGTAACTCGCTATGGCAGTAATAAGATCGCTATTTTCGGTTTATTGTTATATGCCTTTTTCTTAATTATCGCCGGATTTTCAGACACGGTTTACAGCTTAGCCCTCAGTTTATTTTTCTTTGGTTTCTTTGGTAACTTCTGCAATATTGCTGTCAATACTCAGGGAGTTGTCACCCAACAACTGTTAAACAAACCGATTATGGGAAGTTTTCACGGTTCCTGGAGTTTAGCAGGATTTAGCGGTGCTCTTTTTGGTCTTTTCATGATTTCTTTGCATTTAAGACCATTTGTTCATTTTATCTTGGTCTTCTTAATTATAGTATTGATCGTTCTCTTTAACGGTTCTTGGTTAGTTAAATCAAAAAAAGTTAAAAAAGAAGACCAAACGGATAGCGCTTCAAAAAACAGCTCCTCCTTTTTTAAAATTTCTGATTCCAATTTAATCTGGTTCGGAATCATTTGCTTTTGTGGTATGGCTAGTGAAGGGATAATGTTTGACTGGAGTGGTGTTTATTTTAAAGAGATCATAAAAGCTCCGGAAAACTTAGTTATATTAGGCTATACTTCTTTTATGATCACAATGGCATCCGGAAGATTCTTAAGCGATTATTTAGTCGTTAAATTCGGCTCTAAAAAAGTACTTATCTATAGTGGTATTGCTATTTCAACAGGTTTATACATTGCTGTTTTGCTTCCCCATTTAATCAGCTGTACTTTAGCATTTATGTTAGTCGGTTTCGGCGTAGCCAATGTTGTACCGATCATGTTCAACGCTGCCGGAAGATCAGAGAAAGTTGCTCCCGGAATTGCTCTGACAATTGTTTCCAGTATCAGTTTTTTAGGTTTTTTAATCGGGCCACCTGTAATAGGTTTTATCGCTGAAGCAACCAGCTTAAAGTATTCTTTTGCCTTAATCGGAATTTTCGGTTTTCTGATTGCCTTGATTGTAAGTCGTCTTAAAATTTCTTTTTAA
- a CDS encoding DUF4197 domain-containing protein has product MKKIIFALVLLPVFSNAQFKDLLKKAEEKLNSTTSTTSSTSGISLSNTDISAALKEALNKGVSEQVTKLTAVDGFYKNEAVKILLPDELQKVDATLRKMGMSDLADEGIKSLNRAAEEAVKEATPIFTNAITSMSITDAKDILMGEENAATTYLENTTTTDLYAKFNPVVKESLGKVGADAIWSKIITKYNGLPFVSKVNPDLNDYVTQKALSGVFTMIAVEEKEIRSSIDSRTTELLQKVFKLQD; this is encoded by the coding sequence ATGAAAAAAATTATTTTTGCTTTAGTTCTACTTCCTGTATTTTCAAACGCTCAGTTTAAAGATTTATTAAAAAAAGCGGAAGAAAAACTAAATTCAACTACTTCTACTACATCTTCCACTTCCGGGATTTCTCTAAGCAATACTGATATCAGTGCTGCACTTAAAGAAGCTTTAAACAAAGGAGTTTCTGAACAAGTGACAAAACTTACCGCAGTAGACGGATTCTATAAAAACGAAGCGGTAAAAATTTTGCTTCCGGATGAGTTACAAAAAGTAGATGCTACTTTGCGTAAAATGGGAATGAGTGACCTGGCTGACGAAGGAATTAAATCGCTGAACCGGGCTGCTGAAGAGGCTGTAAAGGAAGCAACTCCTATTTTCACTAATGCTATTACTTCCATGTCTATAACAGATGCTAAAGATATTTTAATGGGAGAAGAGAATGCCGCCACCACTTATTTAGAAAATACAACTACAACAGATCTGTATGCTAAATTTAATCCGGTGGTAAAAGAATCATTAGGAAAAGTAGGTGCTGATGCTATTTGGAGTAAGATCATTACAAAATATAACGGCTTACCTTTTGTTTCCAAAGTTAATCCGGATCTGAACGATTATGTTACTCAAAAGGCTTTATCAGGGGTTTTTACGATGATAGCTGTAGAAGAAAAAGAGATCAGAAGCTCTATTGACTCCAGAACAACTGAATTACTTCAAAAAGTATTTAAATTACAAGATTAA
- a CDS encoding acyl-CoA synthetase has translation MKNTFKQITQIIQNRTFEQLENITIDKPEYFNWASEIFEDIHVKNTPDKTALLWTDGEETVSYSYLQMSQNCNQLLNFLRNKGVEQGDIILTQLMLQPISWAATLATIKGGLQMIPTATIMGVQDLAYRFEKTLPKVIISDMNNAHKTDEAEAVSGSKISVKIICDGVREGWYTLEDIEKESTVAEAVATKANDILFMFFTSGTTGMPKIVCHTHFSYPVGHLTTTTWIGLTENDVHYNISQPGWAKFAWSSFFAPWNVGAAIFAYHTNNRFDAATTLGLISKHKITTLCAPPTVLRLFIQEDVKSYPFSLRECVAAGEPLNPEIIEAWKDATGVLIRDGFGQTESTCMVANLPGQKVKFGSMGKPTFLYDVVIADNDGNILPDNEEGNICVRMERGETANGIFKGYLFDKEREAKAFHSGLYYTGDKAYRDAEGYIWFIGRDDDVIKASDYRIGPFEVESVLLEHHAVIESAVVGSPHPIKGHEVKAFVVLHQEHEPTEHLAIDIFTFSRSYLAPYKMPRIIEFVAELPKTISGKIRRVELRASEAENKAKQSGSDSEFFYSK, from the coding sequence ATGAAAAATACGTTTAAGCAAATTACTCAAATTATACAAAACAGAACATTTGAACAACTGGAAAACATAACAATTGATAAACCCGAATATTTTAATTGGGCTTCCGAAATATTTGAAGACATTCATGTAAAAAATACGCCGGATAAAACAGCTTTGTTATGGACAGACGGGGAGGAAACAGTTTCTTATTCGTATCTTCAAATGAGTCAAAACTGTAATCAACTACTCAATTTTTTACGAAATAAAGGCGTTGAGCAGGGCGATATCATTTTAACACAGTTGATGTTGCAACCCATTAGCTGGGCTGCAACATTAGCAACTATTAAGGGAGGTTTGCAAATGATTCCTACAGCGACGATCATGGGAGTTCAGGATTTAGCCTATCGCTTTGAAAAAACATTACCTAAAGTCATTATTTCAGATATGAATAATGCCCACAAAACAGATGAAGCTGAAGCGGTTTCCGGATCTAAAATCTCGGTGAAGATTATTTGCGATGGTGTCAGAGAAGGATGGTATACTCTGGAAGATATTGAAAAAGAAAGTACAGTGGCCGAAGCTGTGGCTACCAAAGCGAATGATATTTTATTTATGTTCTTTACTTCCGGGACAACAGGTATGCCTAAAATTGTGTGCCACACTCATTTTTCATATCCGGTAGGGCATTTAACAACAACAACATGGATAGGGTTAACGGAAAACGATGTACATTATAATATTTCACAGCCGGGTTGGGCTAAATTTGCCTGGAGTAGCTTTTTTGCACCTTGGAATGTTGGCGCAGCGATCTTTGCATATCATACAAACAATCGTTTTGATGCCGCAACCACACTTGGACTGATTTCAAAGCATAAAATTACCACTTTATGTGCGCCGCCAACAGTTTTGCGTTTGTTTATTCAAGAGGATGTTAAGTCTTATCCTTTTTCATTAAGAGAATGTGTGGCAGCGGGCGAACCTTTAAATCCGGAAATCATAGAGGCATGGAAAGACGCAACCGGAGTTCTCATTCGAGATGGTTTCGGGCAAACTGAAAGTACCTGTATGGTTGCAAACTTACCGGGACAAAAGGTAAAATTCGGATCTATGGGAAAACCAACTTTTTTATACGATGTGGTCATAGCAGACAACGATGGTAATATTCTGCCGGATAACGAAGAAGGAAATATTTGTGTACGAATGGAACGAGGTGAAACAGCTAACGGAATTTTTAAAGGGTACCTTTTTGATAAAGAAAGAGAAGCAAAAGCCTTTCACAGTGGGTTGTATTATACCGGAGATAAGGCTTATCGGGATGCGGAAGGTTATATTTGGTTTATAGGTCGTGACGATGACGTAATTAAAGCGTCTGATTATCGTATCGGACCATTTGAAGTAGAGAGTGTTTTGCTGGAACATCATGCCGTAATAGAATCGGCAGTGGTAGGCTCACCACATCCTATTAAAGGGCATGAGGTAAAAGCATTTGTAGTTTTACATCAGGAACACGAACCTACGGAACATTTGGCAATTGACATTTTTACCTTTAGCAGAAGTTATCTGGCGCCATATAAAATGCCAAGGATCATTGAATTTGTTGCCGAGTTGCCTAAAACGATCAGCGGTAAGATACGACGTGTAGAACTCAGAGCATCAGAAGCAGAAAATAAGGCTAAACAATCCGGATCAGATAGCGAATTTTTCTATTCTAAATAA